One part of the Amaranthus tricolor cultivar Red isolate AtriRed21 chromosome 16, ASM2621246v1, whole genome shotgun sequence genome encodes these proteins:
- the LOC130803305 gene encoding glycine-rich protein DOT1-like, with the protein MNVRIENNACILFEENVGRGGGGWCMHGSHGGSSGGGGGGIGSSHGGGGGGGHSITGGGGGGGHSISGGGGGGDSVSEQVSHLMLGFCRVGVLIHLGGGGGNADGGHGSGDVGGGRTGGAGGGDGIIGGGNGGCGGGGHGG; encoded by the exons ATGAATGTAAGAATTGAGAATAATGCATGCATTTTGTTTGAG GAAAACGTTGGCAGAGGCGGCGGCGGTTGGTGCATGCATGGGTCACATGGAGGCTCCTCCGGTGGCGGTGGCGGTGGAATTGGGTCGTCACacggtggtggtggtggtggaggacACTCTATAACGGGCGGTGGGGGCGGTGGAGGACACTCTATAAGTGGCGGCGGAGGCGGTGGAGATAGTGTTTCAGAGCAAGTGTCACATTTGATGCTAGGGTTTTGTAGAG TTGGAGTATTAATCCATTTGGGTGGTGGTGGTGGCAATGCTGATGGAGGACATGGTAGTGGTGACGTCGGTGGTGGAAGAACGGGTGGTGCCGGCGGTGGTGATGGAATAATTGGCGGTGGTAACGGTGGTTGTGGGGGAGGAGGACATGGTGGATGA